A single region of the uncultured Flavobacterium sp. genome encodes:
- a CDS encoding hemolysin family protein codes for MEILIIFFLILLNGVFSMSEIALISARKNRLETAAKKGNKSAKIALDLANSPNKFLSTVQIGITLIGILTGIYSGDKITMDVEAFVIGFAVLKPYAHSVAVGIVVVILTFFSLVLGELLPKRIGLNYPESIAKMVALPMKMVSISTAPFIWLLTSSTDFLLNVLQIKPTADGKVTEEEIKAIIKEGTEGGEVQEIEQDIVERVFHIGDRKVNSLMTHRKSVDMLPFNADKAKIKELVLQDLHTVYPVYRDNYDDIVGIVTLKNIFANIESDHFDLGATMIDAPYLMEQTTAYKALENFKKTGVHYALVSDEYGVFQGIITLNDILEALVGDASDFYKDEFQLIEREDGSWLVDGHYSLHDFLTYFELDELTNDYEVNTVSGMIMTELSHIPKEGEKLIWQKFVLEVIDMDGVKIDKVLVKALKE; via the coding sequence TTGGAAATACTAATAATATTTTTTCTAATACTATTAAACGGCGTTTTCTCTATGTCTGAAATTGCACTTATTTCAGCAAGAAAAAATAGACTCGAAACAGCCGCAAAAAAAGGAAATAAAAGTGCTAAGATTGCGCTCGATTTAGCCAATTCGCCAAACAAGTTTTTGTCTACAGTACAAATCGGAATTACCTTAATCGGAATTTTGACAGGTATCTATAGTGGTGATAAAATCACGATGGATGTAGAAGCATTTGTAATCGGATTTGCAGTTTTAAAACCATACGCACATTCAGTTGCAGTTGGGATTGTCGTGGTAATTTTAACCTTTTTCTCTTTAGTTTTAGGAGAATTATTGCCAAAACGAATCGGTTTAAATTATCCTGAATCGATTGCAAAAATGGTAGCATTGCCAATGAAAATGGTTTCGATTAGTACAGCACCGTTTATTTGGCTGCTAACCTCTTCAACAGATTTCTTGTTGAATGTTTTGCAAATAAAACCAACAGCAGACGGCAAAGTAACCGAAGAAGAAATTAAAGCGATCATTAAAGAAGGAACCGAAGGAGGAGAAGTTCAGGAGATCGAGCAAGATATCGTAGAACGGGTTTTTCATATTGGCGACAGAAAAGTAAATTCGTTAATGACGCACCGTAAATCTGTAGATATGTTGCCTTTTAATGCTGACAAAGCAAAAATAAAGGAATTAGTGCTACAGGATTTACACACCGTTTATCCGGTTTACAGAGACAATTACGATGACATCGTTGGAATCGTAACCTTAAAAAATATATTTGCCAACATCGAAAGCGATCATTTCGATTTAGGAGCAACAATGATAGACGCTCCTTATTTAATGGAGCAAACAACAGCTTACAAAGCGTTGGAAAATTTTAAAAAAACAGGCGTACATTACGCTTTAGTTTCTGATGAATATGGTGTTTTTCAAGGAATAATTACCTTAAACGACATTCTCGAAGCTTTAGTTGGAGATGCATCTGATTTTTATAAAGACGAATTCCAATTAATCGAACGAGAAGATGGTTCATGGTTGGTAGACGGACATTATTCTTTACACGATTTCCTAACTTATTTTGAGTTAGACGAATTGACAAACGATTACGAAGTAAACACCGTAAGCGGAATGATTATGACAGAGCTTTCGCATATTCCAAAAGAAGGTGAAAAATTAATCTGGCAAAAGTTTGTACTGGAAGTCATCGATATGGATGGTGTAAAGATTGATAAAGTGTTAGTAAAAGCACTAAAAGAGTAA